The following are encoded in a window of Pecten maximus chromosome 17, xPecMax1.1, whole genome shotgun sequence genomic DNA:
- the LOC117315018 gene encoding uncharacterized protein LOC117315018 — METEDQTSTEKSPAKSASARKTRGSKGKVQEPDSPVAGSSKSQNETETAVIADFPTAPVLRTEKEKAAWEKYKDQFQTLCAALKNEGVDVKLVASSDQDVETKKKSTDKEISGDEDEDENVEKSDESENEEDENEEKSKEVRKRGRPPKTPAKTSESSGKNAEEASSKEVRKRGRPPKTPVKTQYVESDEKGDDENKEDEVEEKRGRGRPKKKPVEAATEGSDEKKDEPGVEEEEDVEGKRGRGRLKKKADPVITKDVEEKNDEPSIEESDEKDDTDAVDSLDKESQTPKALEKNTDTPKGTDTGVKRGRGRPPKTPKEAPEKSTENAEDSEKVEKRTSKKSANQEDGDDGKEKKKPVKSTPGRTPVPLVSSRSGRIRKTPARFLDAAVIEISDTEEAKDGESEDEDGSDEKPTKGNRGRPRKIFIKSEPKSDAYEKAAIISVKEKDEDGEQNDVDTPSRKRGRPPKQTSDTPGIPPKTDDKTTDSALKGKRGRPRKSITVEDGDSEINDSQSEKKKPILIKTEPKDDVGHSKRTARKKDNFPCEYCSKEFVLECLLERHTRSCIKKTSKQEKSDKDILDSAEGTEVISDTEKLPDTEKATDTSDMDCIVDEEVGESGKDEDELEEGEITKKRKREDDEEDCDPEEVKKPKISGDESDQKDGEPKKVMKSRLPKKRGRGRPRRQIYKQEYDDEDDDDFLPDTLKKARKDAMKKLTQTDLLYLQMNINDDEIECKICVKKFKDVKYLRRHMAIHAGIRDFICKICRKSFMRKYDLHIHMIRVHSWVKTGRGKIKTEDDLEEGEITLDTPKSKKLEKSFDDDDDDDVEEVPVENLEEERKFSCETCEKKFRFESSLKIHVQTHTDTKSFLCDLCGKGFSLEKYLSKHRLRHEKEGIIKMEGDVKVYNCQVCEKTFEVLPDYQTHMKSHKDENLRTFHCDQCPKGFFKLAHLKRHLLTHTTDRTYKCALCDKCYKDPDTLRKHQKCVHQVKDETTGEIMEKKAWPCDECGKVFFNSGHLKRHKFRHTGERPFPCATCGKSFTEKKSLENHTRIHTGDRPYHCEECGRRFIQMSHLRRHRYLHTQVRNFECPQCKKRFFENTDLMKHIRVHSNIRPFKCDLCHMSFAQKNVLVCHRRRHTGEKPFICDICSRAFTQLGSLQTHRRLHTGERPYKCQYCDQGFVSKERMKFHTFIHTGITPHICHICGKGFRLKFKLQSHIDSHEGVFRHKCQYCAKGFLERAKLNRHMKQVHNEDRTKNISMYGYKGNVLKLERDTNEENEGHQEIIIRNLGHFDGKENNTEEIIETTYVTIPSELTEGHDHETNNAISHITLDASEVSAATAANIGALFDGTTNSITIPQDSIVYEGEGGTVGEEVVYVVIPEENQTVILS, encoded by the exons ATGGAGACTGAGGATCAAACTTCAACAGAAAAATCTCCAGCTAAGTCTGCGAGTGCCAGAAAAACCCGAGGGTCAAAGGGTAAAGTTCAGGAACCTGATTCGCCAGTGGCAGGGTCATCAAAAAGTCAAAACGAAACAGAGACTGCTGTCATTGCAGACTTCCCGACTGCGCCAGTTTTACGTACAGAAAAGGAAAAGGCGGCCTGGGAGAAATACAAAGACCAGTTTCAGACACTG TGTGCGGCTCTGAAGAATGAAGGAGTTGATGTGAAGTTGGTTGCCAGCTCCGATCAAG ATGTTGAAACTAAAAAGAAATCCACTGACAAAGAAATTTCTGGAGATGAAGATGAGGATGAAAATGTTGAGAAATCAGATGAGAGTGAAAATGAAGAGGATGAGAATGAGGAAAAAAGTAAAGAGGTTAGGAAAAGAGGCCGGCCTCCAAAGACACCTGCAAAAACCAGTGAATCATCTGGTAAAAATGCTGAAGAAGCAAGCAGTAAGGAAGTAAGGAAAAGAGGAAGGCCCCCTAAAACACCTGTAAAAACACAGTATGTAGAATCTGATGAAAAAGGGGATGATGAAAATAAGGAAGATGAAGTGGAAGAAAAAAGAGGACGAGGAAGGCCAAAGAAAAAACCTGTTGAAGCTGCTACAGAGGGGTCAGATGAGAAGAAAGACGAACCTGGTGTTGAGGAGGAGGAAGATGTAGAGGGAAAAAGAGGACGCGGACGACTGAAGAAAAAAGCTGACCCAGTTATTACTAAGGATGTGGAGGAGAAAAATGACGAGCCTAGTATTGAGGAGTCTGATGAAAAGGATGATACTGATGCTGTGGACTCGCTTGACAAAGAAAGTCAAACTCCCAAAgctcttgaaaaaaatactGACACCCCAAAAGGAACAGATACAGGAGTGAAGCGGGGTAGAGGTCGGCCGCCAAAGACACCAAAGGAAGCGCCAGAGAAATCAACAGAAAATGCAGAAGATTCAGAGAAAGTAGAAAAGAGAACATCAAAAAAATCTGCCAACCAGGAGGATGGTGATGATGGAAAGGAAAAGAAGAAACCTGTTAAAAGTACACCTGGGCGTACACCTGTGCCGCTTGTTAGCTCCCGATCTGGACGCATCAGGAAAACTCCTGCCCGATTCCTGGATGCTGCTGTCATAGAAATATCTGACACGGAGGAGGCAAAGGACGGTGAATCGGAGGACGAAGATGGATCCGATGAAAAACCTACAAAAGGCAACCGGGGACGTCCCaggaaaatattcattaaatcGGAACCCAAAAGTGATGCTTACGAAAAGGCAGCGATTATTAGTGTTAAAGAGAAAGATGAGGATGGTGAACAGAATGATGTTGATACACCGTCTCGTAAACGTGGACGTCCACCAAAACAGACATCCGATACTCCAGGTATTCCTCCGAAAACTGATGATAAAACAACGGATAGTGCATTGAAAGGAAAGAGAGGAAGGCCACGCAAATCTATCACTGTGGAGGACGGAGATTCAGAAATAAATGATTCACAGAGTGAGAAAAAGAAACCAATACTGATAAAAACAGAACCAAAGGATGACGTGGGTCATTCGAAGAGGACAGCAAGGAAGAAAGATAATTTCCCATGTGAATATTGCAGCAAAGAGTTTGTTTTAGAATGTTTATTGGAACGCCATACAAGGTCATGCATaaagaaaacatcaaaacagGAAAAATCTGACAAGGACATCTTGGACAGTGCAGAGGGGACGGAGGTGATTTCAGATACAGAGAAATTACCGGACACAGAAAAAGCAACAGATACTTCAGACATGGATTGCATTGTTGATGAAGAAGTAGGAGAATCTGGTAAAGATGAAGATGAATTGGAAGAAGGTGAAATAAcgaaaaaaaggaaaagggaAGATGATGAGGAAGACTGCGATCCTGAAGAAgttaaaaaaccaaaaatttcTGGAGATGAATCGGACCAAAAGGACGGAGAGCCtaaaaaagtaatgaaatcTCGCCTGCCAAAAAAAAGAGGACGTGGCCGACCACGTCGACAGATTTATAAGCAGGAATACGATGAcgaagatgatgatgatttcCTGCCCGACACTTTAAAGAAAGCTAGAAAAGATGCCATGAAAAAGCTGACACAGACTGATTTGTTGTATTTGCAAATGAATATCAATGATGATGAAATAGAGTGCAAGATTTGCGTCAAAAAATTCAAAGATGTGAAATATTTGCGACGTCACATGGCAATCCATGCTGGAATCCGAGatttcatatgtaaaatatgtaggAAAAGCTTCATGCGCAAATACGACCTTCATATCCATATGATTCGTGTACACTCTTGGGTCAAAACTGGTAGAGGGAAAATAAAGACTGAAGACGATCTGGAAGAAGGGGAGATTACTCTAGATactccaaaatctaaaaaactTGAAAAGAGttttgacgacgatgatgatgatgatgttgaagAAGTACCTGTGGAGAACCTAGAAGAAGAACGTAAATTTTCCTGTGAAACCTGCGAAAAGAAATTCCGTTTTGAATCCTcattgaaaatacatgtacagactcACACCGATACAAAGTCGTTTCTTTGTGATTTATGTGGGAAAGGCTTCTCACTGGAAAAATATCTTAGCAAACATCGTCTGCGACATGAGAAGGAGGGCATCATCAAAATGGAGGGAGACGTCAAAGTTTATAACTGTCAGGTTTGTGAGAAGACATTTGAAGTCCTGCCTGACTATCAGACGCACATGAAATCGCACAAGGATGAAAATTTACGGACATTCCACTGTGACCAGTGTCCAAAAGGTTTCTTCAAACTTGCTCACCTTAAACGCCATCTTCTTACCCACACCACGGATCGCACTTACAAGTGTGCTTTATGTGACAAGTGTTACAAAGATCCGGATACTTTACGGAAACATCAGAAATGTGTTCACCAGGTCAAAGATGAGACGACTGGAGAAATCATGGAAAAGAAAGCTTGGCCATGTGACGAATGTGGGAAGGTCTTCTTCAACTCTGGTCATCTCAAGAGGCATAAATTCCGTCACACTGGCGAAAGGCCTTTCCCCTGCGCAACTTGTGGGAAATCCTTCACCGAGAAGAAGAGTCTTGAAAATCATACTCGTATTCATACTGGGGATCGTCCCTATCATTGTGAGGAATGTGGCAGAAGGTTTATACAAATGTCGCATCTCCGACGACACAGATATCTGCACACACAGGTCAGAAACTTTGAATGTCCACAATGCAAGAAAAGATTTTTCGAAAACACAGATTTAATGAAGCACATTCGTGTTCACAGCAATATTCGACCGTTCAAGTGCGACCTCTGTCACATGTCGTTTGCCCAGAAAAATGTCTTGGTCTGCCATCGCCGACGTCACACTGGGGAGAAACCGTTCATTTGTGATATTTGTAGTCGTGCATTTACACAACTCGGATCTCTGCAGACCCATCGGCGTCTTCACACCGGAGAACGACCGTACAAATGTCAGTACTGTGATCAGGGATTTGTCAGTAAAGAGAGGATGAAGTTCCATACCTTCATACACACTGGCATCACACCACATATTTGTCATATCTGTGGGAAGGGCTTCAGACTCAAATTCAAGCTTCAGAGTCACATAGACTCCCATGAGGGTGTCTTCCGGCACAAATGCCAGTACTGTGCAAAGGGTTTCCTTGAACGAGCCAAACTAAATCGTCACATGAAGCAGGTTCACAATGAGGATCGAACCAAGAACATTTCAATGTATGGATACAAAGGCAACGTATTAAAATTAGAACGCGATACAAACGAAGAAAATGAAGGGCACCAGGAAATAATCATCCGTAATCTAGGCCATTTTGATGGGAAGGAAAACAATACAGAAGAAATCATCGAGACAACCTACGTCACCATCCCGAGCGAACTTACTGAAGGGCATGATCATGAAACTAACAATGCTATCTCGCACATTACCTTGGATGCTAGTGAGGTTTCCGCAGCAACAGCTGCCAATATCGGGGCGTTGTTCGACGGGACAACGAACAGTATCACTATTCCGCAGGATAGCATTGTATATGAGGGTGAGGGTGGAACAGTGGGAGAGGAAGTGGTTTATGTTGTTATCCCAGAGGAAAACCAAACTGTAATTCTTTCCTAG
- the LOC117315019 gene encoding uncharacterized protein LOC117315019: MAEADPRPEYRCLMCTSPYKEPRLLPCGHTFCCRCLTSYIEAEHVTADEDRHFFPCPVCEAPINPDDGNTAVSTWATCFLKNDFLVSSIAQSADVLFCAPCLRWKESNPAEVTCTECEEKLCKQCRICHERNKATAAHRLVSISGNVGQLCDVKVYEICHQHSGKPLDVYCVDHSAMCCYICVSVSHRQCNNVKPMEDVIKKTMAKQSLGETEWKELTEETKKMLDEDDLGITTLNAREKEVSAEMTDRIQKAKDKLDNLNARFQSDLAGQCRTYRQQLLNRRKNVNTFHINAENSHLLMSRSDQQLSERHRFFVREQTKKQISGHYRRMDQNTKKETNQFDITLKLQETIDEIMKMTTAGNVDVTSTLSPVSQNANGRICSLIGSLLLTPSASAFSDSTSTSDLTGSLQHLTVQTTPVTAAVDVWTGSVSCVHTVNTSTLRGVNTPWLTGGIFTDNNELLITDYFNCRLVQFDDKYSYTREYKVNGNPTDIARGRTADEIFVAVYKKQILRCTLQNGQLSVINTIRSPPITWGIAVLGDNILVSTYDSVKVMSIDGKVTKSIKKGGGNNTYLAVSTSKSTVYHTDNNDILCRRLDSDAVVYRYSDPSLNDPAGIGLDRDDNVYVCGYGTGNVYLVSPDGSRGRVLMAQLSGITRPWFIVVHPTKQEFVVTSFQESTVLEVYKFSDDNI, translated from the coding sequence ATGGCAGAAGCCGACCCGAGACCGGAATACAGATGTTTGATGTGTACGTCACCCTACAAAGAACCGAGGCTGCTCCCTTGTGGTCATACTTTCTGCTGCCGATGTCTGACGTCATACATCGAAGCGGAACACGTCACAGCAGATGAGGACCGACACTTCTTTCCTTGTCCTGTCTGTGAGGCGCCAATTAATCCTGATGACGGCAATACGGCCGTAAGTACATGGGCGACATGTTTTCTGAAAAATGATTTCCTTGTTTCCTCTATAGCACAGTCCGCCGATGTCCTTTTCTGTGCGCCATGTCTACGTTGGAAAGAATCGAACCCTGCCGAGGTCACGTGTACCGAGTGTGAAGAGAAGCTCTGTAAACAATGCAGAATTTGCCATGAACGGAACAAGGCAACAGCTGCTCATCGACTTGTCTCCATCTCTGGCAATGTTGGACAACTTTGTGATGTAAAAGTCTACGAAATCTGTCATCAACATAGTGGAAAACCTCTGGACGTGTACTGTGTAGACCACAGCGCGATGTGttgttatatctgtgtgtcggtgtcacacagacaatgtaACAATGTTAAACCAATGGAGGATGTGATCAAGAAGACAATGGCTAAACAGAGTCTCGGTGAGACAGAATGGAAGGAGCTGACAGAGGAAACAAAGAAGATGTTAGATGAGGACGATTTAGGGATAACAACGCTAAACGCAAGAGAAAAAGAAGTTTCAGCGGAAATGACCGACAGGATACAGAAAGCTAAAGACAAGCTCGATAACCTCAACGCAAGATTTCAATCAGACCTCGCAGGTCAATGCAGAACATACAGACAACAACTACTGAATCGACGGAAGAATGTCAACACATTTCACATCAACGCGGAAAATTCACATCTGCTGATGTCACGTTCAGATCAACAGTTATCAGAGCGTCACCGATTTTTCGTGagagaacaaacaaaaaagcaGATATCGGGACATTACCGACGTATGGATCAAAACACAAAGAAAGAAACAAATCAGTTTGACATCACACTGAAGCTACAGGAAACGATTgatgaaattatgaaaatgaCAACCGCGGGAAATGTTGACGTCACCTCGACACTTTCACCCGTGTCACAGAATGCAAATGGCCGTATATGTTCCTTGATAGGATCTTTGCTTTTGACGCCTTCAGCTTCAGCATTTTCGGACTCGACTTCGACTTCCGATTTGACGGGTTCTCTGCAGCATCTGACAGTCCAGACTACTCCAGTAACGGCCGCGGTGGATGTATGGACCGGGTCGGTATCTTGTGTACATACGGTTAACACCAGCACACTTAGAGGAGTGAACACGCCTTGGTTGACGGGAGGAATCTTTACCGACAACAATGAATTACTTATCACAGACTACTTTAACTGTAGACTAGTACAGTTTGATGATAAATATTCCTACACGAGAGAATATAAAGTTAACGGTAACCCTACAGATATAGCACGTGGACGTACTGCTGATGAGATATTTGTGGCTGTATACAAGAAACAGATACTGAGATGTACACTACAGAATGGTCAGCTGTCCGTGATCAACACGATCAGAAGTCCCCCTATTACCTGGGGTATAGCAGTACTCGGGGACAACATCCTGGTCAGTACTTATGATAGTGTGAAGGTTATGTCTATCGATGGGAAGGTCACCAAGTCAATAAAGAAGGGAGGAGGAAATAACACATACCTCGCAGTATCTACATCTAAGTCTACTGTATACCACACAGATAACAATGACATATTGTGTAGACGACTAGACAGTGACGCAGTAGTCTACAGGTACAGCGATCCTAGTCTGAATGATCCCGCAGGTATTGGACTGGACCGGGACGACaatgtgtatgtttgtggtTACGGTACCGGAAACGTTTACCTCGTTTCACCTGACGGGTCACGTGGGAGGGTACTAATGGCCCAGCTGTCCGGTATCACCAGACCGTGGTTTATAGTGGTCCATCCAACCAAACAGGAATTCGTGGTTACTTCTTTCCAGGAATCTACTGTACTTGAGGTGTACAAATTCAGTGACGACAACATATAA